The following coding sequences are from one Campylobacter sp. RM16187 window:
- a CDS encoding polyribonucleotide nucleotidyltransferase, whose product MQYSIEVNNQVEIYDINKVAKQASGAVLLRVKNTVVLATVAREDSQVEEDFLPLTVQYIEKTYAAGKIPGGYVKRETKPGDFETLTARIIDRSLRPLFPKGYAYPTQIVVMVLSADPEVDLQVVSLNAASVALYLSDIPVSQPVCGVRVGYIDNKFVINPSNSELKTSALDLYVAGVKDELLMIEMRSIAQAKSEAVPMMAIDPMMDPNINDGIILQQDMNEFSEDLMLEAIAEAGKAILRASNAYEEAFLAHKKEDAQLELKPEIENESIAIYLDEFYKKEVKFAINQMAKSERASELGKIAKQIFADDVAQKEGWSEDVIMNVLGKFKKKIVREQIINEKTRADGRGLKDVRPISIETNILPNAHGSCLFTRGQTQALVVATLGTDSDAQMYDMLTEKSAVVDKFMFNYNFPGFSVGEASPLKAPGRRELGHGNLAKRALSPSIDINSPYTIRLVSEILESNGSSSMASVCGGSLALRAAGVNSAKLVAGVAMGLIFEGDKHAVLTDIMGLEDHDGDMDFKVAGSKDGITALQMDIKLGGISLEVLKEALEQAKEGRLHILNLMEKADEEIAVNEEILPKLELFSVDPGKIVDIIGQAGKTIKEIIEKFEVSIDLDREKGEVKIAGAQKTKVDAAKDYIIQIVSKDGSKNGFGGGKRRDNRDKERSKPTFNIGDEFEGEVKKVVDFGAFVGLKDGVDGLLHISKISTPLKEGDRIRVKVSEQKGHKISLVLAE is encoded by the coding sequence ATGCAGTATTCAATAGAAGTAAATAATCAAGTTGAAATTTATGATATAAATAAGGTTGCAAAACAGGCCAGTGGAGCCGTTTTGCTAAGAGTTAAAAACACTGTCGTTTTGGCCACTGTCGCTCGTGAAGATTCACAAGTGGAGGAGGACTTTTTGCCTCTAACGGTTCAGTATATAGAAAAGACCTATGCTGCAGGGAAAATTCCCGGCGGATATGTTAAAAGAGAGACAAAACCTGGTGATTTTGAGACTCTAACGGCACGTATTATAGATCGCTCTTTAAGGCCGCTGTTTCCAAAGGGCTATGCGTATCCTACGCAAATTGTGGTAATGGTATTATCTGCCGATCCGGAGGTGGATTTGCAAGTGGTCTCCTTAAATGCAGCCTCAGTAGCGCTATATCTTAGTGATATTCCTGTAAGTCAACCGGTTTGTGGCGTAAGAGTGGGATATATAGATAATAAATTTGTTATAAATCCTAGTAATAGCGAACTAAAAACAAGTGCGCTTGATCTTTATGTGGCCGGTGTTAAAGATGAGCTTTTGATGATAGAGATGAGAAGTATCGCTCAAGCAAAGAGTGAAGCGGTACCTATGATGGCGATTGATCCTATGATGGATCCAAATATAAATGACGGAATAATATTGCAGCAAGATATGAACGAGTTTAGCGAAGATTTGATGCTAGAGGCAATAGCTGAAGCAGGTAAGGCCATACTTAGAGCATCTAACGCATACGAAGAGGCGTTTTTGGCCCATAAAAAAGAGGACGCACAGCTTGAGCTAAAACCTGAAATCGAGAATGAAAGCATTGCTATTTATCTTGATGAGTTTTATAAAAAAGAGGTAAAATTTGCGATCAATCAAATGGCAAAAAGCGAAAGAGCTAGTGAGCTTGGAAAGATAGCTAAGCAAATTTTTGCCGATGATGTGGCTCAAAAAGAGGGCTGGAGTGAGGATGTGATAATGAATGTCCTTGGCAAATTTAAGAAAAAGATAGTTAGAGAGCAGATTATCAACGAGAAAACAAGGGCTGACGGCAGAGGGCTTAAAGACGTGCGTCCAATCTCTATTGAGACAAATATATTGCCAAATGCTCACGGAAGTTGTCTGTTTACAAGAGGTCAGACCCAAGCTCTTGTGGTGGCGACTCTTGGAACTGATAGTGATGCGCAAATGTATGATATGCTAACTGAAAAATCGGCTGTTGTTGATAAATTTATGTTTAACTATAACTTCCCTGGATTTAGCGTCGGTGAAGCCAGTCCTCTAAAAGCGCCTGGTAGACGCGAACTAGGGCACGGAAATTTAGCTAAACGTGCTTTATCTCCTAGTATAGATATCAATTCCCCTTATACTATTCGCTTAGTTTCTGAGATTTTAGAATCCAATGGCTCAAGTTCTATGGCTAGCGTTTGCGGTGGTTCATTAGCACTTCGCGCCGCAGGTGTAAATAGTGCAAAACTTGTTGCCGGCGTGGCTATGGGACTTATATTTGAAGGTGATAAACATGCCGTTTTGACCGATATAATGGGTCTTGAGGATCACGACGGAGATATGGACTTTAAGGTTGCGGGTAGCAAAGATGGCATAACCGCACTTCAGATGGACATAAAGCTTGGCGGAATTAGTCTGGAAGTGCTAAAAGAAGCTCTTGAGCAAGCTAAAGAAGGCAGGCTTCATATCTTAAATTTGATGGAGAAAGCAGATGAAGAGATTGCTGTAAATGAAGAAATTTTACCTAAGCTTGAGTTATTTAGCGTAGATCCTGGCAAGATAGTTGATATTATCGGTCAGGCTGGAAAAACTATAAAAGAGATTATAGAGAAATTTGAGGTATCAATAGATCTTGATAGAGAAAAGGGTGAGGTAAAAATCGCAGGAGCTCAAAAGACAAAGGTTGATGCGGCAAAAGATTATATTATCCAAATAGTCTCAAAAGATGGCTCTAAAAATGGCTTTGGTGGCGGAAAGAGAAGAGATAACAGAGATAAAGAGAGGTCAAAACCTACATTTAATATTGGCGATGAATTTGAAGGAGAAGTCAAAAAAGTAGTCGATTTTGGCGCCTTTGTGGGATTAAAGGATGGAGTTGATGGACTGCTTCATATTTCTAAAATCTCTACACCTCTAAAAGAGGGAGATAGGATCAGAGTAAAAGTAAGCGAGCAAAAAGGGCATAAAATTTCCCTTGTTTTAGCTGAGTAA
- a CDS encoding universal stress protein, translated as MQYKKLFFPVGAGDDVKERMYGALLIAKHFDTYVEILASQLDPSVVYNMKMALRGGVLYEEFLKAAHNELKMEHNQNEEIFKKLCVELDIEISDKPTGRASANFITKSGKRSVLVEQESKFCDMVIAAVPLDGKITGTFEAAVLKSGKTAITIPRNLKKFSTDNILVSWNGSIQNSRALSSSIELLKKAKRVHCITCRTSLNDESVEENLKKLEKYLDIHDIKATFEIVTTTAVPGEALLKSAKDGNFDLIVAGRHGENGFLEIFLGGTSRYFLKNTTIPVFM; from the coding sequence GTGCAGTATAAGAAGTTGTTTTTCCCTGTAGGCGCAGGAGATGATGTAAAAGAGCGTATGTATGGTGCTTTGCTTATAGCCAAACATTTTGATACTTATGTAGAAATTTTGGCTTCTCAGCTTGATCCAAGCGTTGTTTATAATATGAAAATGGCTCTTAGGGGCGGTGTTTTATATGAGGAGTTTTTAAAAGCCGCCCATAATGAGCTTAAGATGGAACATAATCAAAACGAAGAGATCTTTAAGAAGCTTTGCGTGGAGCTTGATATTGAAATAAGCGATAAGCCAACAGGCAGAGCTAGCGCAAATTTCATTACAAAAAGTGGCAAAAGAAGTGTTTTGGTAGAGCAGGAGTCTAAATTTTGTGATATGGTCATAGCTGCGGTACCGCTTGATGGAAAGATAACCGGCACATTTGAAGCGGCAGTGTTAAAAAGCGGAAAAACCGCTATTACAATACCAAGAAATTTAAAAAAATTTAGCACAGATAATATTTTGGTTAGCTGGAATGGGTCTATCCAAAATTCGCGTGCCCTCTCAAGCTCGATAGAGCTTTTGAAAAAAGCCAAGAGGGTTCATTGTATAACTTGTAGAACAAGTCTTAACGATGAGTCTGTAGAGGAGAATTTAAAGAAGCTTGAAAAATATTTAGATATCCATGATATCAAGGCTACTTTTGAAATAGTGACTACTACGGCAGTGCCAGGAGAGGCTCTTTTAAAGAGTGCAAAAGATGGGAATTTCGATCTTATAGTAGCCGGAAGACATGGTGAAAACGGATTTCTAGAAATATTTTTGGGCGGTACATCTAGATATTTTCTTAAAAATACTACAATTCCTGTATTTATGTAA
- a CDS encoding sodium-dependent transporter encodes MQDKFSKIGFVLAMAGSAVGLGNAWKFPTMVGNNGGSAFIVLYLVLTFGIAFVAFLAELSIGRLGETDPVHSFEKLAPKYKKQWSMAGFFMIGGVLIASFYLLVIGWILKYIFLSFSSLPSTTDEAGAAFGNLITNDFVSSAMCFSIVFFIVFYVVSKGIKSGIEKLNVWMMPSLFILLLIMLAYSLTMGDGFFKAAEFLFVPDFSKITPDIVLQALGLAFFSLSMGVCTVPTYAASLPDGTNLVKSTLSIIFINILVGIMMGLIVFTFVFAYSGDTTQGGPGLIFVSLATLFAKLGVVGNVLAVAFFTSLLFAGITSAVSMIEPFTFYLINKLKISRKRALVYIAIFVYSLGIVCILSFYEPTSFKLLGKPFFDILDYLTSNIIMPVGAITFSIFVGFVLKKEGIYILFSGFMSKTMFEIWYFLLRFVIPVAILAIMIYQILK; translated from the coding sequence GTGCAAGATAAATTCTCAAAAATAGGCTTTGTATTAGCGATGGCAGGATCTGCCGTAGGTCTTGGAAATGCTTGGAAATTTCCTACAATGGTTGGCAATAACGGCGGTTCAGCCTTTATAGTCCTTTATTTGGTTTTGACTTTTGGTATAGCCTTTGTCGCATTTTTAGCAGAGCTTAGTATAGGAAGGCTTGGCGAAACAGATCCTGTGCACTCTTTTGAAAAACTTGCTCCTAAATATAAAAAACAGTGGTCTATGGCAGGATTTTTTATGATAGGAGGAGTGCTTATAGCTTCTTTTTATCTACTTGTCATAGGATGGATATTAAAATATATATTTTTGAGCTTTTCAAGTCTTCCATCTACTACCGATGAGGCTGGTGCGGCATTTGGAAATCTTATAACTAATGATTTTGTAAGCTCGGCCATGTGCTTTAGCATAGTATTTTTTATCGTATTTTATGTAGTCTCAAAAGGTATAAAAAGCGGCATAGAGAAGCTAAATGTATGGATGATGCCATCGCTTTTTATTTTGCTTTTAATCATGCTTGCCTACTCTCTTACTATGGGCGATGGATTTTTTAAGGCTGCTGAGTTTTTATTTGTGCCAGATTTTAGTAAAATCACTCCAGATATTGTTCTTCAGGCATTAGGACTTGCATTTTTCTCACTTTCTATGGGTGTTTGTACTGTGCCTACATATGCTGCTAGCTTGCCAGATGGAACAAATTTGGTCAAGTCAACACTATCTATCATATTTATTAATATCTTGGTTGGTATTATGATGGGACTTATAGTGTTTACTTTTGTTTTTGCATATAGCGGTGATACTACTCAAGGAGGACCAGGGCTAATATTTGTCTCTCTTGCCACACTTTTTGCTAAACTTGGAGTTGTAGGCAATGTTCTTGCTGTAGCATTTTTTACATCGCTTCTTTTTGCTGGTATTACAAGTGCGGTTTCTATGATAGAACCTTTTACATTTTATCTTATAAACAAGCTTAAAATTTCTCGTAAAAGAGCCTTAGTATATATAGCCATCTTTGTATATAGCTTAGGGATTGTTTGCATACTTTCATTTTATGAACCTACATCATTTAAGCTGCTTGGAAAACCATTTTTTGATATATTGGACTATTTGACCTCAAATATTATAATGCCAGTAGGTGCAATTACATTTAGTATATTTGTGGGTTTTGTGCTCAAAAAAGAGGGTATATACATATTATTTAGCGGTTTTATGAGTAAAACCATGTTTGAGATATGGTATTTCTTGCTACGATTTGTAATACCTGTTGCTATTTTGGCCATTATGATATATCAAATTTTAAAATAA
- a CDS encoding sodium-dependent transporter — protein sequence MSDKFSKIGFILSIVGAAIGLGNAWKFPYMVGSNGGSAFVLLYLIFAVIVGLSIFFAEMAMGKISNSDPVNAFKNLAPSNSKFWGFAGIMMITGVFIASFYTLIIGWVMRYAILSLDSLPSRISDSAQNFTKFISSDILGQIAYFSIALFAYFIILAKGVKKGIERINLWLLPAFSIILILMLIYSMQMSGFGEATKFLLVPDFSKITGEAVFMALGLAFFTMCVGIGAIITYSTSLDDKTNLFTSSLYVVILNIVFSVVIGLIVFTFVFEFNEQPSQGVGLAFISLPTLFAKLGAIGNLLSFAFFTALVFAGLTSAISMVEPLIFYITKEFKISRSKAIFIVGASVYILGVLCALSNIENFKDHLTFFGKGFFDILDYISSNIMLPLGGIVIAIFVGFFMKKESLSALFVPYMGAVIFEIWYFLLRFVAPTCVVAIMIKQIVG from the coding sequence ATGAGTGATAAATTTTCTAAAATAGGTTTTATCCTATCTATAGTAGGTGCTGCCATAGGGCTTGGTAATGCTTGGAAATTTCCGTATATGGTAGGAAGCAACGGAGGCTCCGCCTTTGTGCTTTTGTATCTTATTTTTGCCGTCATAGTTGGGCTTAGTATATTTTTTGCAGAGATGGCTATGGGTAAAATTTCAAATTCGGATCCAGTAAATGCATTTAAAAATTTGGCTCCGTCAAATTCCAAATTTTGGGGATTTGCCGGCATAATGATGATAACAGGTGTATTTATAGCATCATTTTATACACTAATTATAGGCTGGGTTATGAGATATGCCATCTTGTCTTTAGACTCTTTGCCTTCTCGGATAAGTGACTCCGCTCAAAATTTTACCAAATTCATATCAAGCGATATCTTAGGTCAAATTGCATATTTTAGTATAGCGCTTTTTGCCTATTTTATAATCCTTGCAAAAGGTGTAAAAAAAGGAATAGAACGCATAAATTTATGGTTGTTGCCAGCTTTTTCTATTATTTTAATATTGATGCTAATTTACTCAATGCAGATGAGCGGATTTGGCGAAGCCACTAAATTTTTATTAGTGCCTGATTTTTCAAAGATTACTGGTGAAGCCGTATTTATGGCGCTTGGACTTGCATTTTTTACTATGTGTGTAGGAATTGGCGCGATAATTACCTATTCAACCAGTCTTGATGATAAGACAAATTTGTTTACATCATCTCTATATGTAGTTATTCTAAACATCGTATTTAGCGTTGTTATAGGACTTATCGTATTTACATTTGTATTTGAGTTTAACGAGCAGCCAAGTCAAGGAGTAGGACTTGCTTTTATCTCGCTTCCTACGCTTTTTGCTAAGCTTGGAGCTATAGGAAATTTACTAAGCTTTGCGTTTTTTACAGCCCTTGTTTTTGCGGGACTTACATCTGCTATCTCTATGGTAGAGCCTTTGATATTTTATATAACAAAAGAGTTTAAAATTTCTCGTTCTAAAGCCATTTTTATAGTGGGGGCGAGCGTATATATTTTAGGAGTTCTTTGCGCTTTATCAAATATAGAAAATTTTAAAGATCATCTAACTTTCTTTGGCAAAGGGTTTTTTGACATATTAGACTATATAAGCTCAAATATTATGCTGCCACTTGGAGGTATAGTTATCGCGATTTTTGTTGGATTTTTTATGAAAAAAGAGAGCTTGAGTGCGCTATTTGTACCATATATGGGAGCTGTGATTTTTGAAATTTGGTATTTTTTACTTAGATTTGTTGCTCCGACTTGCGTTGTGGCGATTATGATTAAGCAGATTGTGGGGTAG
- a CDS encoding TRAP transporter small permease subunit: protein MFFNKLANIIGCICMFVMLLMIVDVFFNVIARYFFKYGNVGLQELEWHFFAIIIMLGMSYALKEDVHVRVDVFYEGFSPKTKALINMLGVIFFILPIALLVSWLSFDYVVEAYESGEGSSDPGGLPYRWIIKAFIPLSFYLLIFFSIGYFIKHLNLYIAAKKRG from the coding sequence ATGTTTTTTAATAAATTAGCTAATATCATCGGGTGTATTTGTATGTTTGTTATGCTATTGATGATAGTTGATGTGTTTTTCAATGTCATTGCAAGATATTTTTTTAAATACGGAAACGTTGGACTTCAAGAGCTTGAGTGGCACTTTTTTGCGATTATTATTATGCTTGGCATGAGCTATGCTCTAAAAGAGGATGTGCATGTAAGAGTCGATGTATTCTATGAGGGATTTAGTCCTAAAACAAAGGCCTTAATCAATATGCTAGGTGTTATATTTTTTATACTTCCTATCGCGCTTTTAGTCTCTTGGCTTTCGTTTGATTATGTAGTAGAGGCTTATGAATCCGGTGAAGGAAGTAGCGATCCAGGTGGGCTTCCTTATAGATGGATTATTAAGGCGTTTATTCCTTTATCATTCTATCTTTTGATATTTTTTAGTATAGGATATTTTATAAAACATCTAAATTTATATATAGCAGCTAAGAAAAGAGGGTAA
- a CDS encoding TRAP transporter large permease: MTGIVMFIAALLMLGIGFSVAFTFGAVAVLFGLIGGMVESFGDGGGFIGGLEVFKEMFAFMPYRIFSIMENKILIAVPLFVFMGIVLQKTKLAERLLESMAFLFGEIRGGVAISTVLVGALLAASTGVVGASVVAMGVMSLPVMLKYKYNKSLACGTICASGTLGQIIPPSIVLIILGDVFSVPVGDLFKGAVAPGLALVGIYVAYILIISYLHKDYAPAVIEESEIPKSRQILNALKAILPPLVLVLLVLGSIFNGIATPTESSAFGCVGALVLSIFYKTFSFKMLKETLEETVKTTAIVFTILVGATAFSMVFSYTGGDEIVEEVMSNLPGEKWGFILLTMIVIFALGFFIDFVEISYIVLPILVPIVANLGINPLYFAIIVAMNLQTSFLTPPFGFSLFYLKGVAPSSIKTTDIYRGVIPFIILQILVLAAFLVILL, translated from the coding sequence ATGACTGGTATAGTTATGTTTATAGCCGCTCTTTTGATGCTTGGTATAGGCTTTTCTGTCGCTTTTACATTTGGAGCTGTTGCGGTTCTTTTTGGTCTTATTGGTGGCATGGTTGAGAGCTTTGGAGATGGTGGCGGCTTTATTGGCGGACTTGAAGTTTTTAAAGAGATGTTTGCTTTTATGCCATATAGAATTTTCTCAATCATGGAGAATAAAATTCTCATCGCCGTTCCACTATTTGTGTTTATGGGTATTGTTTTACAAAAGACAAAGCTTGCTGAGCGTTTGCTTGAATCAATGGCGTTTTTGTTTGGTGAAATTCGCGGTGGTGTGGCTATAAGCACTGTTTTAGTAGGAGCTTTGCTTGCGGCTTCAACAGGAGTTGTTGGCGCAAGTGTCGTCGCAATGGGTGTTATGAGCCTTCCTGTAATGCTTAAATATAAATACAATAAATCTTTAGCCTGTGGAACCATATGCGCATCAGGAACTCTTGGGCAAATCATTCCTCCATCTATAGTGCTTATAATTTTAGGCGATGTGTTTTCCGTGCCTGTGGGCGATCTTTTTAAAGGCGCAGTAGCCCCGGGACTAGCTCTTGTAGGTATTTATGTAGCTTATATTCTTATTATCTCTTATCTGCATAAAGATTATGCTCCGGCTGTTATTGAAGAAAGTGAAATCCCTAAAAGTAGACAAATTTTAAATGCTCTCAAGGCTATCTTGCCTCCTCTTGTGCTTGTATTGCTTGTTTTGGGTTCTATATTTAACGGTATTGCCACACCTACTGAGAGCTCTGCATTTGGTTGCGTAGGAGCTCTAGTTTTATCCATATTTTATAAGACATTTTCATTTAAAATGCTAAAAGAAACCCTTGAAGAGACTGTAAAAACCACGGCCATAGTATTTACTATCCTTGTCGGTGCAACTGCTTTTTCAATGGTTTTTAGCTATACGGGAGGAGATGAGATAGTAGAAGAGGTAATGTCAAATTTACCCGGTGAAAAATGGGGTTTTATACTATTAACCATGATTGTAATTTTTGCTCTTGGATTTTTTATAGATTTCGTTGAGATATCATATATAGTTTTGCCTATTTTAGTGCCGATAGTTGCAAATTTGGGTATCAATCCTCTATATTTTGCCATTATTGTGGCTATGAATTTACAGACTTCGTTTTTGACTCCGCCTTTTGGTTTTAGCCTGTTTTATCTAAAGGGAGTGGCGCCATCGTCTATAAAAACTACAGATATTTATAGGGGGGTTATACCGTTTATAATTTTGCAGATTTTGGTTTTGGCGGCATTTTTAGTCATACTTTTATAA
- a CDS encoding DUF4139 domain-containing protein yields MKEIAITSALILCAMADENLLEVYKNQSFLHQNFTNQKSSFSINLPENINQNDIDVSASCELRSIILKEPELIKNKIYEQYEADVKKLSLLNNKLVALDEKFKFITITNPIKVSNVENVKSDSDKFYDAVLQNLNEQTSLKEEIKELNKKINAYNLKKIKKADLDFECDPKFVKISYPVKLSINTQNKVLADTTKSKIYIEQNLVVKNPLSIDINNLTIVMYPFYYSSNLTPPKFNPWYEGKPEPERSSARMMQESVAMMPLDSSSKRAYSSDIESQNIQNTLANVWKISRVNLKADEESVFNYDKQNLDAKFEIVIDGYSGSNAYIKANFIPLKSIEYALATFKIDGVSIGKASNFKAEPNSESHVYFGKNDLINVKKEKNTNFTKESFFGAKSKILEGYNYEVKNNSNSAWSVTLIDRLPVPTHESVSVSTKNNPKESEISKKGEISWKFYLNPSESKHIEFSYELTKPSK; encoded by the coding sequence ATGAAAGAAATTGCTATTACGTCAGCACTTATACTTTGTGCAATGGCCGATGAAAACCTGCTTGAAGTCTATAAAAATCAAAGCTTTTTGCATCAAAATTTTACAAACCAAAAGAGCTCTTTTAGTATAAATTTGCCCGAAAATATCAATCAAAACGATATTGACGTGTCAGCTTCGTGCGAGCTAAGAAGCATTATCTTAAAAGAGCCCGAACTCATTAAAAATAAGATTTACGAGCAGTATGAGGCAGATGTTAAAAAGCTTTCTTTGCTTAATAATAAGCTTGTTGCGCTTGATGAGAAATTTAAATTTATCACTATTACAAATCCTATCAAGGTGTCAAATGTCGAGAATGTAAAATCAGATAGCGATAAATTTTATGATGCGGTTTTGCAAAATTTAAACGAACAAACATCTCTAAAAGAGGAGATTAAAGAGCTAAATAAGAAGATAAATGCTTATAATCTAAAAAAAATTAAAAAGGCCGATCTTGACTTTGAATGCGATCCAAAGTTTGTTAAAATTTCATATCCTGTAAAGCTTAGCATTAATACGCAAAACAAAGTTTTAGCGGATACTACAAAATCAAAAATTTATATAGAGCAAAATTTAGTGGTAAAAAATCCTTTAAGTATCGATATAAACAATCTGACTATCGTGATGTATCCATTTTATTATTCGTCAAATTTAACTCCGCCTAAATTTAATCCTTGGTACGAGGGCAAGCCTGAACCCGAAAGAAGCTCTGCTAGGATGATGCAAGAATCCGTTGCCATGATGCCTTTGGATTCAAGTAGTAAGCGCGCATACAGTAGTGATATAGAGAGTCAAAATATACAAAACACTCTTGCCAATGTTTGGAAAATTTCAAGAGTAAATTTAAAAGCTGACGAGGAGAGTGTATTTAACTACGATAAGCAAAATTTAGACGCTAAATTTGAGATTGTTATAGATGGATATAGCGGCTCAAATGCCTATATAAAGGCAAATTTTATTCCGTTGAAAAGTATAGAATATGCTCTTGCTACATTTAAGATAGACGGCGTAAGTATCGGCAAGGCTTCAAATTTTAAGGCTGAACCAAATAGCGAGAGTCATGTCTACTTTGGTAAGAATGATCTAATAAATGTGAAAAAAGAGAAAAATACAAATTTTACTAAAGAGTCGTTTTTTGGAGCAAAGAGTAAAATTTTGGAAGGCTATAACTACGAGGTTAAAAATAATTCAAATTCGGCATGGAGCGTAACTTTGATAGATAGACTTCCTGTGCCTACGCATGAAAGTGTAAGTGTATCCACCAAAAACAATCCAAAAGAGAGTGAGATATCTAAAAAAGGCGAGATAAGCTGGAAATTTTACCTAAATCCAAGTGAGAGTAAGCATATAGAATTTTCATATGAGCTAACTAAGCCTAGCAAGTAA
- a CDS encoding phosphoribosyltransferase family protein, translating into MFENQLDAAKKLLEILPKKELVQNEYLLICSSIDSVILVDVIARELKLSYEMLFTERVFAPNNPECEIAMVSEADDIVLHDELIKSFNISYDFIYGEAQRKYEEKILKNVYKYRKGNLIKNLKDRNILLIDEGCETGFTALTCLKTLIKERVKSVTYATPSIAVDVANALAPLVDNIFAVHKIVNFIDVDFYYKNKIEPKPEVILSILEESPFYIPLQKQGDIK; encoded by the coding sequence ATGTTTGAAAATCAGCTTGATGCCGCAAAAAAGTTACTTGAAATTTTACCTAAAAAAGAGCTTGTTCAAAATGAATATCTACTCATCTGCTCCTCTATTGATTCGGTAATTTTGGTAGATGTTATCGCAAGGGAGCTAAAGCTAAGCTATGAGATGCTTTTTACCGAGAGGGTTTTTGCTCCAAATAATCCTGAATGTGAAATTGCCATGGTTAGCGAAGCTGATGATATAGTTCTTCATGATGAGCTCATAAAATCATTTAATATAAGCTATGATTTTATATACGGAGAGGCTCAGAGAAAATATGAAGAAAAAATTTTAAAAAATGTTTATAAATACAGAAAGGGAAATTTAATCAAGAATTTAAAAGATAGAAATATATTGCTTATTGATGAGGGTTGCGAGACAGGTTTTACGGCGCTTACATGTCTTAAAACTCTGATTAAAGAGAGAGTAAAATCAGTTACTTACGCTACTCCTTCTATAGCAGTAGATGTTGCAAATGCACTTGCGCCGCTTGTGGATAATATTTTTGCAGTTCACAAAATAGTAAATTTTATAGATGTGGATTTTTACTACAAAAATAAGATCGAGCCAAAACCAGAGGTAATCCTCTCTATACTTGAGGAGAGCCCGTTTTATATACCATTACAAAAACAAGGAGATATCAAATAG
- a CDS encoding F0F1 ATP synthase subunit C, translated as MKKFLFLMAAFASFAFAADGGEMLKSYTVLAAAIVLGIAAFGGAIAMGNTASATITGTARNPSIGSKLMTTMFVALAMIEAQVIYALVICLILLYANPML; from the coding sequence ATGAAAAAGTTTCTTTTTCTAATGGCGGCATTTGCTTCTTTCGCATTTGCAGCAGATGGTGGCGAAATGCTAAAATCTTACACAGTTCTTGCTGCGGCTATAGTTCTAGGTATAGCAGCTTTTGGTGGCGCTATAGCTATGGGAAATACAGCTTCTGCAACAATTACAGGAACAGCTAGAAACCCTAGCATCGGAAGCAAACTTATGACAACTATGTTCGTTGCTCTTGCGATGATCGAAGCACAAGTTATCTATGCTCTTGTTATTTGTTTGATCCTTCTTTACGCAAACCCAATGTTATAA